TTCCCGAGCCCACCAGCGAGCCCACCGCCGAGACGGTGAGCAATCCGCCGAAGGCGGTCGGGCCCAGGCCCGTCAGGTCTCGCACGAACAGGGGCAGCATGGCGGTATAGGGGAAGCCGAAGACCATCGGGGCGATCGCAAGGATCAAGAGCGACTGTACCGTGGGCTGGGCGCGCACGAAGGCGAGGGCCTCCGCCATGGCGCCCTTGCTCTTGGTCGTGCGTGCGGTCTGAGGTGTGGCAGGGACGAAGGCCAGGCTCGCCAGCGCCACGAGGCTGCTGGCGGCGTTCAGGGCGAAGAGCCAGAGCGCCGGGGCGACAGCGAGCACGGCGCCAGCGATCGCAGGGCCGATCACTCGCGCGAGGTTCATCTGGGCCGCGTTGAGGGCGACGGCCTGCGCCTGGCGATCGCTGGGGGCGAGGTTCGGCAAGAGGGCGTTGCGCACGGGCGCGTCCATGGCGCTCAGGCAGGCGCGTACCGTCACCACCAGGGCGAAGGCCCAGAAGGCCGCGTGCTGGTGGATCATGAGCCCAAGCAGGACGGTGAGCGCCGCGCTGAGCACCTGGATCAGCATCAGCAGCCGTCGGCGGTCGTAGCGATCGGCCAGCACCCCAGCGGGCACGCTGAGGGCGAAGACGGGTGCCAGGCGGCAGACGTTGATCAGCGCCAGGTGCAGGGCGGAGTCGGTGAGCTGGAGGGTGGCCCAGTTGAGGGCCACCAGATCGAGCCAGTCGCCGATCCGTCCGACCAGGCTACCTGCCATGAAGGCGTGGTAGCCGCGGGCGTCAGCGGTCGAAGTCGGCGAGAGGGTTGGGGACGCTGACATAGCAGTAGCCTTCATGGTCGGGGCGCAGGCGCATGGTGGCGAGGGCCTTGTGGGCAACCACGCTTCGGTAGAGGGCCGCGCGGTCGGCTCGGACGGCCGGCGCGTCCTCGGGGGTGCGTTCGAGGGTGGCGAGCACCTGCGTGGTCACCTCGTGGACGACGCGCCAGAGGCGCGCTTCGCAGACGCCTGTGTGGGTGGCGAGCAGCAGCGCGATCTCTGCCAGGTGGTTCTGGTAGACGGTATTGAAGAGCTTGTTCTGCATCTCGCGCGCCTCGCGCGCCACCGTCACCGAGTCCGGGTAGAGGTCCGCCGTCAGGCCGTGCCGCGCGAGGCGCGGCGCGTAGAGCCGCAGGCCCCCCCAATCCCGGAACAGCATCCTGACCGGCCGGCCGCCCCTGAAGACCGGCACGCTGTTCTGTAGGTGCCCCTCCAGGCCGATGCCGTAACGGACCATGCAGGTAAGGTAACCGGGAAGGCAGACTTTCGCGTACTCGGCCATGAAGGCGATGGCCGCCTGATCCAGGCTGTCTGCGCCGGTGGTCGCGGCGAAGGCGCGCAGGATCTCGACGAGGACGGGCTCGCCGTTCAGGGGGGACTCGGCGTAGAGGGCCGAGCCGACCACGGCGATCTCACCCGGCGCGAGGAGGGCCTCCACCTCCTCGCGCCAGATGGCCGAGAGGTTGCGCAGCTTGAGGGTGCGCCGCTCGGGTGATGCTTCGCGCGGATCAGGCCGGAAGCTGACGCCTGCCGCCTCGCAGACAGGGACGAAATACTCGGCGATGGCGGGCTCCTTTTCGAGGATCGTGCGGATCAGCCGGGTGAGGCGCGGGGCGTTCTGGGTGCTCTGGACCGAGATCGAGCGCACCGTCGAGGTCATCTGGCTGTTGACCGCGACCTTGAGGGCGTAGGCCCTCGGGGCCTCGCAGGGTACGACCGTCCGGAAGGAGGTGGTGGCCCAGGCGGGGATGCGCGCCTGGGTAAGCAGGATCACACGCCCTGCCTCCAGGTCGTCGCCGTAGATCGCCTCCAGGGAGTGCTCGGCTTGCCATGGGTGGACGGGGACGAGCACGACATCGGCAGGCGCGAGCCCGTGCGTTTCGAGCTCGTCCCGGACCGCCGCCTCGAGTCCCGGGTGGCCCGCGTAGAGCAGCGCCTCGGGCGTGCCGCCGTCGAGGGTCGCCCATGCGGCGTGCTCGCGTCGGACGGCCGCCAGCCTGAGGGTGGGGGCGCCTTCGAACTCGGGCGAATAGCGCAGGACGTCCTCCGGGGCCATGTCCAGCTTGGTCTTGGCGCTGGGGTGCAGGTTGTGGCCCTCGACGCAGAGCTGCTCGAAGAAGAGGCTCGCGTTGAAGCCGGGTTCGGCGGCTTTGCGAGCCTGGACGTAGCCGAGGGTGTCGCGGGCCCCGAACGAGGCCTCCTGGATGGCTTTCTTGCGCGTTTCCCAGTGGGCGTAGGCGAGCGCCTGGTTGGCGCTCGCGTTTTCGAGCTCGCGGGCGAAGCCTTCCCAGTCTAGCTCGGGGGCCTGCGCGTGCGCAGCGACGGCTTCGAGCAGGGTACGGGCGTCGGGGTAGCGCTCGGCGAGCCGCTCATCCACCTCCACGCGGCCGAACCCGTGCTGTTCGGCGAGCGGCAGCCCAAGCTCCGCGGTGCCCGGGACCTCTTCTCGGACCAGGGCGGCGGCAAGGCGCAGGAGGGTCTTGCGACGTGCCTGCGGCAGAGCGGCCAGATAGGCGTCCTGGAGCTTGGGAGGCAGGGCGGCGCGGATCCGCGCCTCATCGGCCGAAAGGCCTGCGAGCGTAGTGATCTGCTCGATCATGCGCCCATCTCGCAGGCGTGCAGCGGGTTCGGCACCGGGGCGAAGGTGTAGCGGGTCACGTCACCCAAGAGTCGCATGGTCGCCATGGCCTTGAGGTCGACGGTGGGGGCGAAGAGGGCGGCCTCGTCGTCGGCGGCCTGTGCGGCGATCGCAGGATCCTCTTTGAGCGTGGCGAAGACCGCGCGGCAGACCGCGGCCACCGGCTGCCAGAGCGCCTCCTCGCTCACCCCTAGCGCGCGGTGGAGGGTCGCGATCACCTCGCCCAGGTGGTTCTGGAAGACGGGGTAGGTCAGCTTGTTTCGAAGGTCCTCCACGTCGGCGGTGACGGTCGCCGATCCGGGGTGGAAGGCGACCGATAGCCCCAGGCGTTCGAGCCGTTCGAGCAGCACCCGCACCCCGCCGAAGTCCCGCATGACAAGCCGAACGGGCGCGCCGTCCTTGAGGACCATCACGCTGTTCTGGAGGTGGCCCTCAAGGCTCACCCCGTAGCGGCTCAAGAGGGTCAAGAAGCCCGGGAGGGCGATCTCGGCGTAGCGCTGCACGAAGGCGATCGCCGCCACTTCGAGGCCCGTGAGTCCCTGGGCCCGGGCGACGGCCTCGACGGCCTCGACCACCACGGGCCGCGCCGAGAGGGGAGAGTGTGCAAGCAGGCTGGAGCCCGCCATGGCGATCTCGCCCGGACCCACGTGGTTCTCGGGGTTCTCCCGGAAGAGGGCGGCGAGGTTCTTGCTCGTCGTGTGGCGCGCCTCGTCCGAGAGGGCCGGATCGTGGTAGCAGATCCCGGCTGTTTCCTCGAGCACCACGAAGTCGCCTCCGAAGCCGCTCTCACGTTCTAGAATCGCCCCGAGCAGGGCCGAGAGGGCCGGGCCGTTGTGGATCGACTGGGGGGTGATGATCCGGACGGCGCCGGTGGTCTGGACGTTGACGCAGGTCTTGAGGTGGTGCTTGCCCTCGCCCCGGCGCTGGATGGGGGAGAGCGAGCGGAAGGACATGAGTGCCCGGGTGGGGATGGCGGGGATGTCGAGGGTGACGACGGCCTTCGAGGCGATGGCCTCGGCGTACAGGGCGCTCAGGGTCCGCTCATGCTGCCATGGATGCACGGGGATCAGCGCGTAGGCCTTGGGATCGAGGCCCTGCTCTGCTAGGGTGGCTTCGGCCGCCCGGACGTGTTCGGGCCACTCGGCGGCGAGCAGATCGGCGGGAGTCTTGCCCCTGGCGGTGGTCACGCAACTGCGGTCCTGCCGGACGGCCACCAGCCGCACGAGCGGCTCGGCCCCCCACTCGGGCGAGTACGTGATGACCTCGTCCGGCGTCAGTCCCATCTTGATCTTGGCGCCCGGATGCAGGGGGTGTCCGTCCACCACCCACTGCTCGAAGAAGGCGAGGGGGTTGAAGGTGGTGTCGAGCGCCTGTCGAGCATCGGCGAAGCGCAGGGAGTCGTGGATGCCGAGGGCCGAGGCTTCGGCTTCGAGGGCCCGGCGGCGCTCGGCGGCGCCGACGAGCGCCAGGGCGTAGTTGGCGGCGCTGTTCGCCAGCTCCTGCGAAAAGCGGATGAAGCGGTGCTCGTCGCTCGGCTCGCGCAGGATCGGCCGGACCAGCGTGAGGAGGGCCTCGGGGGTGTCGACGGTTTTTCGGCCCGAGGGGGAAAGGTGCGTAATGGCGCCTTCCAGGTCGAAGCGCCCCAGGCTCAGTCGGCGTGCGAGAGGTGCTTCGATCCACTGCGCGTCGTCCAGCGCGATGACCAGGCGCGCGTCCGCCTCGAAGTGAACCCGCGCGGGCGACACCAGCTGCTCGCGCACCAGGGCCTGCAGCAGGCGCTGTAGGATCCCCTGGCGCCCGACGGGCACCTGCGCGAGGAACGCCGGCGCCAGCGCGGGGCGGTGGGCGCACAGGTGGTCGAGGATGGCTTGCTCTTCACCCGACAGGGCGAAGTGCGGAGCGATCGTGAGTGCGTCGAGCATGGGCTTCAACTCCTGGCCCCGGGTCGGGGTGTTGCGATTATTGGCCGGAACGCTGCGAGCGGCTGCGTTCGCCTCATAGAAGAAGGAGGCCGATTTTCGTCAGGGACGTCGGCTGCATCTTTCGATGTGGCTAGCTTCCGACGGGCTGGGGTGCTTGCCGAGCAGCAGCCGTGCGCCGACGGGCGCGCCACTTCCCGAAAAACATCAGGGTGCCGGTCAGGCAGAGCACGGCGGGGAGCGGGCTGACGACCAGCGCCACCAGCCGGCCGATGGGGCCTGCGATCTCGCCGGTGTGGAGGGCGTAGTTGTAGGCGTAGAAGAGTTTCCAAGCAAGCGGCGCCTTGGCCGGATCGAGCACGCCCACGACTCGCGCGTCCTGCGCGTCCACGTAGACCCAGGTGTTGCCGTTCGGGTGAACGTCGCCCGGTTGCTTCATGATGACCCGGATGACCCCGCCCTTGCCTTTCGGGTAGCGGATCGAGGTAGGGCTGGCCCCGGGGAAGGTCGTCGCGGCGGCGTCGAGCACCGCCGCGACCGGTGCACCCGGGCCGAGTGCCTTAGCGGTGGCCTTGGGGGCTTCGGGCATGGGGCCCTGGTGGCCGGTCGCCCAGGCGTAGAAGGCCACGAAGCGGTCCTGATGGACGAAGGCGGCGCCGGTCCAGCTTGCGATCATCAGGAAGACGGCGGAGTAGAGGCCGAGCACCAGGTGCCACTCGCGGCTCACCCGCTGGTAAGGAGCCCCCGGCGGCAGCGCGACCTTGAATTTGGCCTGGGTGAGGCGCCGGGGCAGCCACAGGATCAGGCCGCTCGCGCTGAGGAAGAAGAGGGCGATCGAGGCCCACTCGACGATCTGGTTGCCCGTCTCACCGGCGAGCAGGTGCCGGTGCAGGTCGAGCACCCAGCCCATCAGATGGCCGTTGGTCGTGCGCTCACCCAACACCGTCCCCGTACCGGGATCGATGAAGACCTGGCGATCGCCCTTGAACTGGACGACGAGCGGGTCCGCCGCCGTCTTGGGAAGGTTGATGCGGGTGAGGGGTAGCTCCGGGTGCCGGGCGGCCGCCGTGGCGACCAGGTCCGGGGTGGGCTTGGGGGCAACCTGCGCGCTGACCTGGTACAGCCCAGGGTTGAGGGCCCGGTCGAGCTCGGCCCGGTAGACCAGGGCCGTCCCCGTCAGGCTCAGGACGGTGATGAACAGGCCGCAGACGAGGCCGAGCCAGAGGTGGAGGCGCAGAAGCCAGGGGCGCAGGGTCATTTTCAGCCCAACCCCACCTGTTGCTCGATCCCCTTGATCTGGGCGTTGAGGGCGAGCATCCGCGAGGCGGCGTCCTTGATGCGATCGCCGATCTCGAGCACCGCTTCCAGGTGGTGCGGCTCGTAGTGCCAGGCGTCGCATGCGAGCAGCCCGCGTCCGCAGGCGATGATGTTCAGCAGTTGGTACTCGTAGGCCTTGTTGAGGTCGACGAGGCGTGAAAGGCCGGGGGCGGTGGTCTCCTGCATGGCGGCATCCTCCCAGGGAAAGGGCAAGCGGTTCAATTTGATGATATTGCTAATCATTCTCAATTGCAAGTTCTGCGTTTAGCGAACCCTTGCCATGGTGCTTGCGCCTCAGGCGGTGGCGGGTTGGACCCGGCGCGTGCCCCACCACCACAGCCCCAGGGCCGCGATCGCAGGCAGCAGGGGCGCGAGCAGGAAGGGCGAGAGGCCCAGGGCCGCCGCGCGCGAGAGGGCGAAGGGGCCGGCGACGCTGCCCAGCGAGAAGACCGCGTAGAAGACCCCGAAGGCGCTGCCCCGCTTGCCATCGGGGGTTGCGGCCACCAGGGCCGCGAGCGAGGCCGGGAAGACCAGCCCGAAGCCCATTCCGTACACGGCCATGGCCGCGATCATCAGGGGGAGGCGGTCGAAGACGGACAGCAGCCCGCAGCCGACCCCCAGCAGGATCGCGCCGAGGGCCATGGTCCGGGGGGCGCCGAGCCGGCGCGAGAGGGTGCCCAGGGGCGAGACGAAGACGGCGATCGCCATGACGGCGAAGGTGCTGAACAGGGCCCCGGTCATGGCCCCTTTGAGGCCCAGCGCTTTGACGTGGGGCGGAAGGGCGAAGACGAGCCCCCCGTTCATGTACATGAGGAGGAAGGCGCCCAGATAGGCGATGAAGAGGCGGCGATCGCCAAGCAGCGCGACCAGGTCCTTGAGGCCCACGTCGTCCTCTGCCTCGGCCGTGCCTGCCTTGCGCAGGCCGACGGCGAGCACCAAGCCCAAGAGGGCGAGGAAGCCGCCGATGGCGCCGTAGGCCCCCGCGTGCCCCAGGACATCCGCGAGCCCTCCTGCCACGGGCGGCCCGATCATGGCCGAGAGGCCGATGGTGACCCCGGACTGGGCCATGCCCTTGCCGCGCTGCTCATCCGAGAGGTGCAGGCTCAAGAGGGCGTAGGCGGCGGGGGTGACCACCGAGAAGGCCAGGCCGTTGAGCATCAAGAGGGCGACGAGCGGGCCGATGCCGGTGACGGTGCTGCACAGGCCGATGGCCAGGGCGCCGACGAGGATGCCCGCGACCAGGACTTTCACCTTGTTGAAGCGATCCACCACCAGGCCGGAGAAGAGGTTGCCCCCCAGGTTGGCGATCGAGTAGGCGGAGACGGCGAGGGCCACCAAGCCGAGCGAGGGGCTGAGGCTCCGGGCGAAGACCGGGGTCAGGGCGACCTGCAAGAAGAGGTTGAGGAAGCTCGCGACGATGGCCAGGTAGATGAAGGGCAGGGGGGATCGGATAAGCGCCTCGCTTTCTCGCGGATGGATCGTTATCAGTATACCGCTAACCTGCCCCTGGAGCGGGTATCCCCCTTACACATCGCTTTCGAGCAAGGTGCGCGTGCGATCGACCGCCTCGCGCAGGCCGATGAGCGTCACCACGTCCCCGCATTCGAGCACGGTCTTGCCGCGCGGCACGCTGACGGCCCCCGCCCGACGGACCAGCGCCACCAGGCAATCCTTGGGCAGCTCCAGCTCGCGCAGCGAGAGGCCCGCGATCCGGGGATTGCCCACGGCGATTTCGACGACGCGATCCGCCTGGTCCGAGCCGCGCAGCAAGGGCAGCAGGCTCGGGCGCAGCAGCAGGCCGGTCATGGCATCCACCGTGGCCTCCTCGATCGAGAGGGGGCTGATGCCGCTCTCCTGGAACGCAGGCAGGTGCCGGGCCTCGTTGACCAGGGCGAGCAGGGAGACGGCAGGGGCCCGGGCCTTGAGGCCCTGAGCGACGAGCAGGTTCCGCGCGTCGCTCTCAGTCGCCACCACGACGGCCTTGCAGTTGGCAAGCTCGGTGGCGAGGGCCTCGTGCTTTTCAGGATCGCCATGGCTTGCGCTCAGGCCCGCCTCGCGGGCGTCCTGCGCCTCCTGGCGCTCGGATGCGATCAGGTGGACGGCCTCGCCCTCCTTCTGGAGCCTGAGGGCGAGCTTTCGGGCGACGGAGCTGCCGCCCACGATGAGGAGCTTCTTGGGCATGACGTTCAGGCGGGCGGCGATCCAGCCCGCGCATCCTCCTTCGATCAGCACGGTCAACAAGACGGTCAAGAAGACCAGGGCCCCCAGGGGCTCGGCACCGGCCATGCCCCACGCCTTCAGCTCGAGGGCCATCAGTGAGGCCATCGATGCGGCGACGATTCCGCGCGGCCCCAGCCATGCGATGAAGGCCCGCTCGCGCCAGCTCAGGGCGCTGGGCCAGGTCGCGAGCATCACCGCCACGGGCCGGACCACGAACATGAGGGCGAAGACGGTGGCCAGTCCGCCCCAGCCGAGGGCGACCAGGTTGGAGATGGGCATCCCCGCGGCCAGCAGGATGAAGACGAGGTTGAGCGCGACCAGCGTCAGGTCCCCCTTGAAGCGCCGGACGCTCTCTTCGCTGGGCAGGCCCATGCTGCCCACCATCAGCCCCGCGACGGCCACGGCTGCGATCCCCGACTCGTGAGCGAGGGCCTCGGCCACCGAGAAGGCGAGCAGCACCGCCGCGAGCACGCTGAGCCGGACGAGCTCCGCCGAGAGGTCGCCGCGACCGAGCCCACGCTTGAGGAGCCAGGCCGTGAGAGCGCCGACCGTGCCGCCGCAGGCCAGGTTGAGACCGAGCTGCATGAGCCCCTCGGCCACCCCGCCGGCAGAGCCCGTCAGAAAGCTGAAGACCGATGCCGTCAGCAGGACCCCGACTGCGTCCACCAGCACGCTCTCGGCCTCGAGGATGGTCTTGAGGCGCGGCAGGATCGCAAGCCGCTTGATGATCGGCGAGATGACCGTCGGGCCGGTCACGCTCACGATCGCCCCGAACAGGAAGGCGATCTTCCAGGGCAGGCCCGCCAGGAAGTGCGCAGCCGTCGCCGCAAGCCCCATGGTCACGACCGGTCCGATGGTGATGAGGCCGAGCACGGCCCGCGAGCTGTGCCGTAGCTGGCGCAGGTCGATGTGCAGGGCCCCTTCGAAGACGATGATGGCGACCGCGCAGGAGACCAAGAGACGCAACCCCTTGCCGTAGACCGTAGGGTCCACGAGCCCCAGCCCCGAGGTCCCGAGCCCCATGCCTGCGGCCAAGAGCAAGATGAGGGCGGGGATTCGCAGCCGCTGGGCGACGATCTGGGCCACGGCCCCGGTCGTTAGCACGATGGCGACGCTCAAGAGGGGGACCAGCGCGGGGAAGTGGGAAAGCCATGGCGTCAGCATGCGGGCCCCTCCGGCGAAGAGAGCAGCCGATCGACCAGCATCTGCTGGAAGACGTTGAGGGGGCGCTTCTCTGGCCGCAACAGGTAGTAGGGGAGGCTCAGCTTGAGCCCATCGAGCCGCACGACCTTGAGGCGCCCGGCTTCGAGCTCCACTTCGAGGCTGAGCAAGGGCACGATCCCCGCCCCGAGCCCCGCCATGACCGCGTGCTTGATCCCTTCGCTGCTGCTCAGCTCGAAGCGTGCGGAAAGGCGATCGGGTGCGAAGCCGGCTGCGGCGAGTTGCTGAGCGTAGCCCCGGCGCAGGGCGGCGTCGGGTTGCCGCAAGATGAGCGCCTCGCCGGCGAGCTCGTCCGGGTGGATGGTGCCGCGCTCGGCCCACGGGTGAGAGGGCGGAGCGATCACCACCAGCTCGTCCTCGAAGCAGCGCTCGGCGTGCCAGCCGCTTAGCTGCCCAGGTGCGGGCGGCGTCTCGACCACGGCCAGATCCAGCGCGCCCGTGCGCAGCCGGGGCCAGAGGCTCTCCCCTTCCATGACGTGAAGGCTGCTCTTGAGGGCCGGGTGGCGCTGGGTGAGTTCGCCCAGGATGCGCGGCAGGAGGTAAACCCCGGGAGTGGGCTCGGCGCCGAGCAACATCGAGCCCTGGGGGACGCCACGAAAGGCGTCGAGGGCATCGCTGACCCGGCGCGCCTCGCCGAGCAGGTGCTGGGCGTGGGGCACGAGGGCCTCGCCTGCTGGAGTGAGCGCGAGCCCGCGCCCGCGCCGTGCGAAGAGCGCAAGCCCCAGGTCCTCTTCCAGCTCGTGGATCTGCTGGCTGATCGCCGGTTGGGAGAGGCGCAGGCGCCGCGCGGCCTGGGTGTAGTTGAGGGTTTCGGCGGCGACGACGAAGGTGCGAAGCCGCTCCAGATCCAGCGGGGTGGCGAGTGGGTCATTGTAATTGCTTATTGAATTCATGAGATACCATCACTTTTTCTTATTTATACCCAAATCCCAGGCAGCTCGCCAGCTAGCCAGGGCCTCAGGCAACCGATTGACGATGGGGTGAGTGATTCGTAAAATTTCGTAATATTCGTTTGAAAGAAGGAGTCGCCATGTCGTCGCAGTTGGAAACCAAGCAAGGGGTCGAAGCCGGGTTCGTGACCTATCCCGGTACCAAGGGCCAGCTCCAGGGCTATCTGGCGCGCCCGAGCGGCAGCAAGTCTTATCCCGGCGTGATTTTGGTGCAGGAGTGGTGGGGGATCGAGCCCCACATTAAGCAATTGACCGAGCGCCTCGCCCGCGAGGGCTTCGTGGTGCTCGCGCCGGACCTGTATCACGGCCGGGTGGCTAAGGAGCCGAGCGATGCCGAGAAGGAAATGATGGCGCTCAACAAGCAGGCGGCCGTCCAGGAGATCACCCGCGCGATCGCCTATCTCCAGGGGCGCGACGACGTGAGTCCCAAGAAGCTCGGCATGACCGGCTTCTGCATGGGGGGCTTCCTCACCTGGCTCACGGCCGAGGCGACCAACGGTCAGCTGGCGGCGATCGCGC
The nucleotide sequence above comes from bacterium. Encoded proteins:
- a CDS encoding LysR family transcriptional regulator; the protein is MNSISNYNDPLATPLDLERLRTFVVAAETLNYTQAARRLRLSQPAISQQIHELEEDLGLALFARRGRGLALTPAGEALVPHAQHLLGEARRVSDALDAFRGVPQGSMLLGAEPTPGVYLLPRILGELTQRHPALKSSLHVMEGESLWPRLRTGALDLAVVETPPAPGQLSGWHAERCFEDELVVIAPPSHPWAERGTIHPDELAGEALILRQPDAALRRGYAQQLAAAGFAPDRLSARFELSSSEGIKHAVMAGLGAGIVPLLSLEVELEAGRLKVVRLDGLKLSLPYYLLRPEKRPLNVFQQMLVDRLLSSPEGPAC
- a CDS encoding MFS transporter is translated as MQVALTPVFARSLSPSLGLVALAVSAYSIANLGGNLFSGLVVDRFNKVKVLVAGILVGALAIGLCSTVTGIGPLVALLMLNGLAFSVVTPAAYALLSLHLSDEQRGKGMAQSGVTIGLSAMIGPPVAGGLADVLGHAGAYGAIGGFLALLGLVLAVGLRKAGTAEAEDDVGLKDLVALLGDRRLFIAYLGAFLLMYMNGGLVFALPPHVKALGLKGAMTGALFSTFAVMAIAVFVSPLGTLSRRLGAPRTMALGAILLGVGCGLLSVFDRLPLMIAAMAVYGMGFGLVFPASLAALVAATPDGKRGSAFGVFYAVFSLGSVAGPFALSRAAALGLSPFLLAPLLPAIAALGLWWWGTRRVQPATA
- a CDS encoding MFS transporter, with amino-acid sequence MSASPTLSPTSTADARGYHAFMAGSLVGRIGDWLDLVALNWATLQLTDSALHLALINVCRLAPVFALSVPAGVLADRYDRRRLLMLIQVLSAALTVLLGLMIHQHAAFWAFALVVTVRACLSAMDAPVRNALLPNLAPSDRQAQAVALNAAQMNLARVIGPAIAGAVLAVAPALWLFALNAASSLVALASLAFVPATPQTARTTKSKGAMAEALAFVRAQPTVQSLLILAIAPMVFGFPYTAMLPLFVRDLTGLGPTAFGGLLTVSAVGSLVGSGRLAFLRDQQAAGKWLIVSLLGFGLSLGLFMVSKGWVPAAIAMFLVGLTSQTYRTTSRIALQAAIPDALRGRILSIALMDRGFIPLGTLLVGAIATQFGTGWAGATMALGSLAVTGGLVVLRPEIWRLAPVPSDSDQVRQA
- a CDS encoding IucA/IucC family protein; amino-acid sequence: MIEQITTLAGLSADEARIRAALPPKLQDAYLAALPQARRKTLLRLAAALVREEVPGTAELGLPLAEQHGFGRVEVDERLAERYPDARTLLEAVAAHAQAPELDWEGFARELENASANQALAYAHWETRKKAIQEASFGARDTLGYVQARKAAEPGFNASLFFEQLCVEGHNLHPSAKTKLDMAPEDVLRYSPEFEGAPTLRLAAVRREHAAWATLDGGTPEALLYAGHPGLEAAVRDELETHGLAPADVVLVPVHPWQAEHSLEAIYGDDLEAGRVILLTQARIPAWATTSFRTVVPCEAPRAYALKVAVNSQMTSTVRSISVQSTQNAPRLTRLIRTILEKEPAIAEYFVPVCEAAGVSFRPDPREASPERRTLKLRNLSAIWREEVEALLAPGEIAVVGSALYAESPLNGEPVLVEILRAFAATTGADSLDQAAIAFMAEYAKVCLPGYLTCMVRYGIGLEGHLQNSVPVFRGGRPVRMLFRDWGGLRLYAPRLARHGLTADLYPDSVTVAREAREMQNKLFNTVYQNHLAEIALLLATHTGVCEARLWRVVHEVTTQVLATLERTPEDAPAVRADRAALYRSVVAHKALATMRLRPDHEGYCYVSVPNPLADFDR
- a CDS encoding dienelactone hydrolase family protein, whose product is MSSQLETKQGVEAGFVTYPGTKGQLQGYLARPSGSKSYPGVILVQEWWGIEPHIKQLTERLAREGFVVLAPDLYHGRVAKEPSDAEKEMMALNKQAAVQEITRAIAYLQGRDDVSPKKLGMTGFCMGGFLTWLTAEATNGQLAAIAPFYAGFYEPTVEDIRRVSAPVLAVWGSEDASIPAEARDHIVNLLEQEGKTFKALVLDAPHAFMNDTRPRYRKQAADEAWKELLAWFGHYLRA
- a CDS encoding PepSY domain-containing protein; protein product: MTLRPWLLRLHLWLGLVCGLFITVLSLTGTALVYRAELDRALNPGLYQVSAQVAPKPTPDLVATAAARHPELPLTRINLPKTAADPLVVQFKGDRQVFIDPGTGTVLGERTTNGHLMGWVLDLHRHLLAGETGNQIVEWASIALFFLSASGLILWLPRRLTQAKFKVALPPGAPYQRVSREWHLVLGLYSAVFLMIASWTGAAFVHQDRFVAFYAWATGHQGPMPEAPKATAKALGPGAPVAAVLDAAATTFPGASPTSIRYPKGKGGVIRVIMKQPGDVHPNGNTWVYVDAQDARVVGVLDPAKAPLAWKLFYAYNYALHTGEIAGPIGRLVALVVSPLPAVLCLTGTLMFFGKWRARRRTAAARQAPQPVGS
- a CDS encoding cation:proton antiporter, which produces MLTPWLSHFPALVPLLSVAIVLTTGAVAQIVAQRLRIPALILLLAAGMGLGTSGLGLVDPTVYGKGLRLLVSCAVAIIVFEGALHIDLRQLRHSSRAVLGLITIGPVVTMGLAATAAHFLAGLPWKIAFLFGAIVSVTGPTVISPIIKRLAILPRLKTILEAESVLVDAVGVLLTASVFSFLTGSAGGVAEGLMQLGLNLACGGTVGALTAWLLKRGLGRGDLSAELVRLSVLAAVLLAFSVAEALAHESGIAAVAVAGLMVGSMGLPSEESVRRFKGDLTLVALNLVFILLAAGMPISNLVALGWGGLATVFALMFVVRPVAVMLATWPSALSWRERAFIAWLGPRGIVAASMASLMALELKAWGMAGAEPLGALVFLTVLLTVLIEGGCAGWIAARLNVMPKKLLIVGGSSVARKLALRLQKEGEAVHLIASERQEAQDAREAGLSASHGDPEKHEALATELANCKAVVVATESDARNLLVAQGLKARAPAVSLLALVNEARHLPAFQESGISPLSIEEATVDAMTGLLLRPSLLPLLRGSDQADRVVEIAVGNPRIAGLSLRELELPKDCLVALVRRAGAVSVPRGKTVLECGDVVTLIGLREAVDRTRTLLESDV